In a genomic window of Lepisosteus oculatus isolate fLepOcu1 chromosome 3, fLepOcu1.hap2, whole genome shotgun sequence:
- the rpl37 gene encoding large ribosomal subunit protein eL37, whose protein sequence is MTKGTSSFGKRRNKTHTLCRRCGSKAYHLQKSTCGKCGYPAKRKRKYNWSAKAKRRNTTGTGRMRHLKVVYRRFRNGFREGTTPKPKRAAVAASSSS, encoded by the exons ATG ACGAAGGGAACATCGTCATTCGGGAAGCGTCGCAACAAGACGCACACACTGTGTCGCCGGTGTGGCTCCAAGGCCTATCATCTCCAGAAGTCCACTTGCGGAAAATGTGGATACCCAGCCAAGCGCAAGAGAAAGT ACAACTGGAGTGCCAAGGCCAAGAGGCGCAATACCACTGGAACAGGACGCATGAGGCATCTGAAGGTTGTGTACCGCAGGTTCAG aaacgGATTCCGCGAGGGAACAACCCCAAAACCTAAAAGAGCTGCAGTAGCAGCTTCCAGCTCCAGTTAG